In Blastopirellula sp. J2-11, a single genomic region encodes these proteins:
- a CDS encoding thioredoxin family protein — protein MPKPVVLLIALATFMLPIGVVFVMYADRIELPQPPQPHEVEGKVYFFSAPWCGACRRAQPAYEQLRDEGYPIKKINVDNDPELAQKYGIRGIPAFVYVRDGKEVGRTSSPGSVKSLFPWW, from the coding sequence ATGCCCAAACCGGTCGTTTTGCTCATTGCGCTCGCCACGTTCATGCTGCCCATCGGCGTCGTCTTTGTGATGTACGCCGATCGCATCGAGCTGCCGCAGCCTCCCCAGCCGCACGAAGTCGAAGGGAAGGTCTACTTCTTCTCGGCCCCTTGGTGCGGAGCCTGCCGACGCGCGCAACCTGCCTATGAGCAACTGCGGGACGAGGGCTATCCGATCAAAAAGATCAACGTCGACAACGATCCGGAACTAGCGCAAAAGTACGGCATTCGCGGGATTCCGGCGTTTGTGTATGTCCGCGATGGGAAAGAAGTGGGACGAACTAGCTCGCCGGGGTCGGTGAAGTCGCTGTTTCCGTGGTGGTAG